In Onthophagus taurus isolate NC chromosome 6, IU_Otau_3.0, whole genome shotgun sequence, a genomic segment contains:
- the LOC111414032 gene encoding uncharacterized protein isoform X1 has protein sequence MKILQLLVTTAAIFQAVNSECPWQRDMQLADLHSPCLCSYNLARELSVQCDIVEWQRVLLALQKYATDTAIDLLYVNNSTVGVLKKTELANLRIHSLQLSGCKIRTVAPNAFAGQELHLKNLNLQDNDLTEVPVESLKYLQNLQLLDLSHNRITEIQEDTFITLTKLTTLKLSDNNVTLHKNCFNGLELSLKNLNLKGTRQKEIPDAIRGLQTLAFLDLSHNSIKELPGPGGLLTFDGLDALTALNLERNVIQTLDDNAFFGIKSTLSSLSLLTNLIADFPTNAVKTLTELRVLDIGYNLLTDLPTNAFQGNPSITLLALDGNPLPTIPFAALSHLNGTLRGLSLGGRFLHCDCRLSWVIDWIRNADLQVTSRERNPQFCGSPPQFRDRGFYSIAPEELTCGNDALGVATPVIVELGEAVSNPRPFRTQGTTTATTTVTTTKFPNTTTTSVTQTTQTSTTTAAQTTTSELTTATTTKVTKSITKGTSPPWRSQSSYRPSLVTSFNKGKSDENEVIVKDAFRQDNSVVIKWNSETVNILGFRVLYRLFGDKSFKQGPPLEASEREFKIKNVPSQECMVVCVVSLEDINITPDSVPYSQCREVRTVTSMSSNMDKITISASAAICGTIVIAVIVFVVASRRRSKKLRELQQQKLNLKGGIPIAGLPVNCCSTASPGGPLSSLPTLGAFNNSKDWDQISGYSTHSTQRPRMYAVDQPSSLQDDLRSHFSSKGNKPRSIADGQSQHSFSSGRFMASNAFPSNLLASRQDLRQSRQSLAMQSERMSRIAHHGPTHSVNSSTRRSRPRSRSRDHHRPGSRYSIAGSTHTLNNYCDNSDNWTDHDMEIYMARNPTTRNGLVPL, from the exons atgAAGATTCTCCAACTCCTCGTAACGACAGCAGCTATATTTCAAGCCGTCAACAGTGAATGTCCTTGGCAAAGAGATATGCAATTAGCAGACCTTCATTCACCATGTTTGTGTTCGTATAATTTAGCTCGCGAACTCTCAGTGCAATGTGACATAGTTGAGTGGCAAAGAGTGTTGTTAGCGCTTCAAAAGTACGCGACAGACACTGCTATAGACCTTCTTTACGTGAACAACTCTACGGTTGGTGTTTTGAAGAAGACGGAACTTGCAAATCTCAGGATACATAGTCTTCAGTTATCAGGCTGTAAAATAAGAACGGTTGCTCCAAATGCTTTCGCTGGTCAAGAATTgcacttaaaaaatttaaatttgcaaGATAACGATTTAACTGAGGTGCCGGttgaaagtttaaaatatttacaaaatcttCAACTTTTAGATTTATCACATAATAGGATAACGGAAATACAAGAAGATACTTTCATAACTTTAACGAAATTAACAACGTTGAAATTATCTGACAATAATGTAAcgttacataaaaattgttttaatggaTTGGAgctatcattaaaaaatttaaacttgaaAGGAACTAGACAAAAAGAGATTCCTGATGCAATTAGGGGATTACAAACTTTAGCTTTTCTTGATTTATCTCATAACAGTATTAAAGAATTACCAGGACCTGGTGgtttattaacttttgatgGGTTAGACGCTTTGACGGCTTTAAATTTAGAACGAAATGTGATTCAAACATTAGATGACAACGCTTTCTTTGGAATTAAATCGACATTAAGTTCACTGAGTTTATTGACGAATTTAATTGCTGATTTTCCAACAAACGCAGTAAAAACATTAACGGAATTAAGAGTTTTAGATATCGGATACAATCTTCTTACGGATTTACCAACAAATGCTTTTCAAGGAAATCCCTCGATAACTTTATTAGCTTTAGACGGAAACCCGCTGCCAACAATTCCCTTTGCAGCATTATCACATCTTAACGGAACACTCAGGGGACTTAGTTTAGGAGGAAGATTTTTGCATTGCGATTGTAGGTTATCCTGGGTTATAGATTGGATAAGAAATGCTGATCTCCAAGTAACCAGTCGAGAACGAAATCCGCAATTTTGTGGAAGTCCCCCACAATTCAGAGATAGAGGATTTTATAGCATAGCACCTGAAGAATTAACTTGTGGTAACGATGCTTTAGGTGTGGCAACTCCGGTTATCGTTGAATTAGGAGAAGCTGTCAGTAATCCACGACCGTTTAGAACTCAAGGAACCACTACCGCTACAACAACCGTAACCACAACGAAATTTCCTAATACAACAACCACAAGCGTAACTCAAACCACTCAAACTTCCACCACAACAGCTGCACAAACGACTACATCCGAATTAACCACAGCCACAACAACCAAAGTCACTAAATCAATTACAAAAGGTACATCTCCGCCATGGAGAAGTCAATCGAGTTATAGACCTTCTTTGGTAACTAGttttaataaaggaaaaagtgaCGAAAATGAAGTTATAGTAAAAGACGCTTTTAGACAAGATAATTCTGTTGTTATAAAATGGAATTCCGAAACCGTTAATATCTTAGGATTTAGAGTTTTGTATAGATTATTTGGcgataaaagttttaaacaagGTCCACCATTAGAAGCGAGCGAGcgtgaatttaaaataaagaacgTTCCATCTCAG GAATGTATGGTTGTTTGTGTAGTCTCTTTGGAAGACATAAACATCACTCCAGACTCCGTCCCCTACTCTCAATGCCGCGAAGTACGTACAGTTACTTCCATGTCCTCCAATATGGACAAGATCACCATATCTGCAAGTGCCGCCATATGCGGGACGATCGTTATTGCGGTGATTGTGTTCGTCGTCGCTTCGAGAAGGAGGTCGAAGAAACTTCGCGAACTCCAGCAACAGAAACTTAACCTAAAAGGAGGAATTCCCATCGCCGGACTTCCGGTCAATTGTTGTTCTACTGCCAGTCCGGGAGGACCTTTGTCATCACTTCCAACTTTAGGAGCTTTCAATAATAGCAAa gatTGGGATCAAATATCTGGATACAGCACACATAGCACCCAAAGACCACGAATGTACGCCGTCGATCAACCATCTTCACTCCAAGATGATCTTCGATCACATTTCAGTTCCAAAGGTAACAAACCACGATCAATTGCAGATGGTCAATCCCAGCACAGCTTCTCCTCAGGGAGATTTATGGCGTCTAACGCATTTCCAAGTAATTTACTGGCTTCAAGGCAAG aTTTAAGACAATCAAGACAATCGTTGGCGATGCAATCGGAACGAATGAGTAGAATAGCACATCATGGTCCTACTCATTCGGTAAATTCCTCTACGAGACGTTCCAGACCCAGATCCCGATCCAGGGATCATCATCGTCCCGGAAGTCGTTATAGCATCGCCGGATCAACGCACACGCTTAATAATTATTGCGATAATTCAGATAATTGGACGGACCATGACATGGAAATTTACATGGCGAGAAATCCGACGACTAGAAACGGTTTGGTGCCTTTATAA
- the LOC111414032 gene encoding leucine-rich repeat-containing protein 70 isoform X3 yields the protein MKILQLLVTTAAIFQAVNSECPWQRDMQLADLHSPCLCSYNLARELSVQCDIVEWQRVLLALQKYATDTAIDLLYVNNSTVGVLKKTELANLRIHSLQLSGCKIRTVAPNAFAGQELHLKNLNLQDNDLTEVPVESLKYLQNLQLLDLSHNRITEIQEDTFITLTKLTTLKLSDNNVTLHKNCFNGLELSLKNLNLKGTRQKEIPDAIRGLQTLAFLDLSHNSIKELPGPGGLLTFDGLDALTALNLERNVIQTLDDNAFFGIKSTLSSLSLLTNLIADFPTNAVKTLTELRVLDIGYNLLTDLPTNAFQGNPSITLLALDGNPLPTIPFAALSHLNGTLRGLSLGGRFLHCDCRLSWVIDWIRNADLQVTSRERNPQFCGSPPQFRDRGFYSIAPEELTCGNDALGVATPVIVELGEAVSNPRPFRTQGTTTATTTVTTTKFPNTTTTSVTQTTQTSTTTAAQTTTSELTTATTTKVTKSITKGTSPPWRSQSSYRPSLVTSFNKGKSDENEVIVKDAFRQDNSVVIKWNSETVNILGFRVLYRLFGDKSFKQGPPLEASEREFKIKNVPSQECMVVCVVSLEDINITPDSVPYSQCREVRTVTSMSSNMDKITISASAAICGTIVIAVIVFVVASRRRSKKLRELQQQKLNLKGGIPIAGLPVNCCSTASPGGPLSSLPTLGAFNNSKDWDQISGYSTHSTQRPRMYAVDQPSSLQDDLRSHFSSKGNKPRSIADGQSQHSFSSGRFMASNAFPSNLLASRQAESVGDWETLRKY from the exons atgAAGATTCTCCAACTCCTCGTAACGACAGCAGCTATATTTCAAGCCGTCAACAGTGAATGTCCTTGGCAAAGAGATATGCAATTAGCAGACCTTCATTCACCATGTTTGTGTTCGTATAATTTAGCTCGCGAACTCTCAGTGCAATGTGACATAGTTGAGTGGCAAAGAGTGTTGTTAGCGCTTCAAAAGTACGCGACAGACACTGCTATAGACCTTCTTTACGTGAACAACTCTACGGTTGGTGTTTTGAAGAAGACGGAACTTGCAAATCTCAGGATACATAGTCTTCAGTTATCAGGCTGTAAAATAAGAACGGTTGCTCCAAATGCTTTCGCTGGTCAAGAATTgcacttaaaaaatttaaatttgcaaGATAACGATTTAACTGAGGTGCCGGttgaaagtttaaaatatttacaaaatcttCAACTTTTAGATTTATCACATAATAGGATAACGGAAATACAAGAAGATACTTTCATAACTTTAACGAAATTAACAACGTTGAAATTATCTGACAATAATGTAAcgttacataaaaattgttttaatggaTTGGAgctatcattaaaaaatttaaacttgaaAGGAACTAGACAAAAAGAGATTCCTGATGCAATTAGGGGATTACAAACTTTAGCTTTTCTTGATTTATCTCATAACAGTATTAAAGAATTACCAGGACCTGGTGgtttattaacttttgatgGGTTAGACGCTTTGACGGCTTTAAATTTAGAACGAAATGTGATTCAAACATTAGATGACAACGCTTTCTTTGGAATTAAATCGACATTAAGTTCACTGAGTTTATTGACGAATTTAATTGCTGATTTTCCAACAAACGCAGTAAAAACATTAACGGAATTAAGAGTTTTAGATATCGGATACAATCTTCTTACGGATTTACCAACAAATGCTTTTCAAGGAAATCCCTCGATAACTTTATTAGCTTTAGACGGAAACCCGCTGCCAACAATTCCCTTTGCAGCATTATCACATCTTAACGGAACACTCAGGGGACTTAGTTTAGGAGGAAGATTTTTGCATTGCGATTGTAGGTTATCCTGGGTTATAGATTGGATAAGAAATGCTGATCTCCAAGTAACCAGTCGAGAACGAAATCCGCAATTTTGTGGAAGTCCCCCACAATTCAGAGATAGAGGATTTTATAGCATAGCACCTGAAGAATTAACTTGTGGTAACGATGCTTTAGGTGTGGCAACTCCGGTTATCGTTGAATTAGGAGAAGCTGTCAGTAATCCACGACCGTTTAGAACTCAAGGAACCACTACCGCTACAACAACCGTAACCACAACGAAATTTCCTAATACAACAACCACAAGCGTAACTCAAACCACTCAAACTTCCACCACAACAGCTGCACAAACGACTACATCCGAATTAACCACAGCCACAACAACCAAAGTCACTAAATCAATTACAAAAGGTACATCTCCGCCATGGAGAAGTCAATCGAGTTATAGACCTTCTTTGGTAACTAGttttaataaaggaaaaagtgaCGAAAATGAAGTTATAGTAAAAGACGCTTTTAGACAAGATAATTCTGTTGTTATAAAATGGAATTCCGAAACCGTTAATATCTTAGGATTTAGAGTTTTGTATAGATTATTTGGcgataaaagttttaaacaagGTCCACCATTAGAAGCGAGCGAGcgtgaatttaaaataaagaacgTTCCATCTCAG GAATGTATGGTTGTTTGTGTAGTCTCTTTGGAAGACATAAACATCACTCCAGACTCCGTCCCCTACTCTCAATGCCGCGAAGTACGTACAGTTACTTCCATGTCCTCCAATATGGACAAGATCACCATATCTGCAAGTGCCGCCATATGCGGGACGATCGTTATTGCGGTGATTGTGTTCGTCGTCGCTTCGAGAAGGAGGTCGAAGAAACTTCGCGAACTCCAGCAACAGAAACTTAACCTAAAAGGAGGAATTCCCATCGCCGGACTTCCGGTCAATTGTTGTTCTACTGCCAGTCCGGGAGGACCTTTGTCATCACTTCCAACTTTAGGAGCTTTCAATAATAGCAAa gatTGGGATCAAATATCTGGATACAGCACACATAGCACCCAAAGACCACGAATGTACGCCGTCGATCAACCATCTTCACTCCAAGATGATCTTCGATCACATTTCAGTTCCAAAGGTAACAAACCACGATCAATTGCAGATGGTCAATCCCAGCACAGCTTCTCCTCAGGGAGATTTATGGCGTCTAACGCATTTCCAAGTAATTTACTGGCTTCAAGGCAAG cCGAGTCAGTCGGAGATTGGGAGACACTTAGAAAATACTAG
- the LOC111414032 gene encoding leucine-rich repeat-containing protein 70 isoform X2, producing MKILQLLVTTAAIFQAVNSECPWQRDMQLADLHSPCLCSYNLARELSVQCDIVEWQRVLLALQKYATDTAIDLLYVNNSTVGVLKKTELANLRIHSLQLSGCKIRTVAPNAFAGQELHLKNLNLQDNDLTEVPVESLKYLQNLQLLDLSHNRITEIQEDTFITLTKLTTLKLSDNNVTLHKNCFNGLELSLKNLNLKGTRQKEIPDAIRGLQTLAFLDLSHNSIKELPGPGGLLTFDGLDALTALNLERNVIQTLDDNAFFGIKSTLSSLSLLTNLIADFPTNAVKTLTELRVLDIGYNLLTDLPTNAFQGNPSITLLALDGNPLPTIPFAALSHLNGTLRGLSLGGRFLHCDCRLSWVIDWIRNADLQVTSRERNPQFCGSPPQFRDRGFYSIAPEELTCGNDALGVATPVIVELGEAVSNPRPFRTQGTTTATTTVTTTKFPNTTTTSVTQTTQTSTTTAAQTTTSELTTATTTKVTKSITKGTSPPWRSQSSYRPSLVTSFNKGKSDENEVIVKDAFRQDNSVVIKWNSETVNILGFRVLYRLFGDKSFKQGPPLEASEREFKIKNVPSQECMVVCVVSLEDINITPDSVPYSQCREVRTVTSMSSNMDKITISASAAICGTIVIAVIVFVVASRRRSKKLRELQQQKLNLKGGIPIAGLPVNCCSTASPGGPLSSLPTLGAFNNSKDWDQISGYSTHSTQRPRMYAVDQPSSLQDDLRSHFSSKDLRQSRQSLAMQSERMSRIAHHGPTHSVNSSTRRSRPRSRSRDHHRPGSRYSIAGSTHTLNNYCDNSDNWTDHDMEIYMARNPTTRNGLVPL from the exons atgAAGATTCTCCAACTCCTCGTAACGACAGCAGCTATATTTCAAGCCGTCAACAGTGAATGTCCTTGGCAAAGAGATATGCAATTAGCAGACCTTCATTCACCATGTTTGTGTTCGTATAATTTAGCTCGCGAACTCTCAGTGCAATGTGACATAGTTGAGTGGCAAAGAGTGTTGTTAGCGCTTCAAAAGTACGCGACAGACACTGCTATAGACCTTCTTTACGTGAACAACTCTACGGTTGGTGTTTTGAAGAAGACGGAACTTGCAAATCTCAGGATACATAGTCTTCAGTTATCAGGCTGTAAAATAAGAACGGTTGCTCCAAATGCTTTCGCTGGTCAAGAATTgcacttaaaaaatttaaatttgcaaGATAACGATTTAACTGAGGTGCCGGttgaaagtttaaaatatttacaaaatcttCAACTTTTAGATTTATCACATAATAGGATAACGGAAATACAAGAAGATACTTTCATAACTTTAACGAAATTAACAACGTTGAAATTATCTGACAATAATGTAAcgttacataaaaattgttttaatggaTTGGAgctatcattaaaaaatttaaacttgaaAGGAACTAGACAAAAAGAGATTCCTGATGCAATTAGGGGATTACAAACTTTAGCTTTTCTTGATTTATCTCATAACAGTATTAAAGAATTACCAGGACCTGGTGgtttattaacttttgatgGGTTAGACGCTTTGACGGCTTTAAATTTAGAACGAAATGTGATTCAAACATTAGATGACAACGCTTTCTTTGGAATTAAATCGACATTAAGTTCACTGAGTTTATTGACGAATTTAATTGCTGATTTTCCAACAAACGCAGTAAAAACATTAACGGAATTAAGAGTTTTAGATATCGGATACAATCTTCTTACGGATTTACCAACAAATGCTTTTCAAGGAAATCCCTCGATAACTTTATTAGCTTTAGACGGAAACCCGCTGCCAACAATTCCCTTTGCAGCATTATCACATCTTAACGGAACACTCAGGGGACTTAGTTTAGGAGGAAGATTTTTGCATTGCGATTGTAGGTTATCCTGGGTTATAGATTGGATAAGAAATGCTGATCTCCAAGTAACCAGTCGAGAACGAAATCCGCAATTTTGTGGAAGTCCCCCACAATTCAGAGATAGAGGATTTTATAGCATAGCACCTGAAGAATTAACTTGTGGTAACGATGCTTTAGGTGTGGCAACTCCGGTTATCGTTGAATTAGGAGAAGCTGTCAGTAATCCACGACCGTTTAGAACTCAAGGAACCACTACCGCTACAACAACCGTAACCACAACGAAATTTCCTAATACAACAACCACAAGCGTAACTCAAACCACTCAAACTTCCACCACAACAGCTGCACAAACGACTACATCCGAATTAACCACAGCCACAACAACCAAAGTCACTAAATCAATTACAAAAGGTACATCTCCGCCATGGAGAAGTCAATCGAGTTATAGACCTTCTTTGGTAACTAGttttaataaaggaaaaagtgaCGAAAATGAAGTTATAGTAAAAGACGCTTTTAGACAAGATAATTCTGTTGTTATAAAATGGAATTCCGAAACCGTTAATATCTTAGGATTTAGAGTTTTGTATAGATTATTTGGcgataaaagttttaaacaagGTCCACCATTAGAAGCGAGCGAGcgtgaatttaaaataaagaacgTTCCATCTCAG GAATGTATGGTTGTTTGTGTAGTCTCTTTGGAAGACATAAACATCACTCCAGACTCCGTCCCCTACTCTCAATGCCGCGAAGTACGTACAGTTACTTCCATGTCCTCCAATATGGACAAGATCACCATATCTGCAAGTGCCGCCATATGCGGGACGATCGTTATTGCGGTGATTGTGTTCGTCGTCGCTTCGAGAAGGAGGTCGAAGAAACTTCGCGAACTCCAGCAACAGAAACTTAACCTAAAAGGAGGAATTCCCATCGCCGGACTTCCGGTCAATTGTTGTTCTACTGCCAGTCCGGGAGGACCTTTGTCATCACTTCCAACTTTAGGAGCTTTCAATAATAGCAAa gatTGGGATCAAATATCTGGATACAGCACACATAGCACCCAAAGACCACGAATGTACGCCGTCGATCAACCATCTTCACTCCAAGATGATCTTCGATCACATTTCAGTTCCAAAG aTTTAAGACAATCAAGACAATCGTTGGCGATGCAATCGGAACGAATGAGTAGAATAGCACATCATGGTCCTACTCATTCGGTAAATTCCTCTACGAGACGTTCCAGACCCAGATCCCGATCCAGGGATCATCATCGTCCCGGAAGTCGTTATAGCATCGCCGGATCAACGCACACGCTTAATAATTATTGCGATAATTCAGATAATTGGACGGACCATGACATGGAAATTTACATGGCGAGAAATCCGACGACTAGAAACGGTTTGGTGCCTTTATAA
- the LOC111414063 gene encoding peptidyl-prolyl cis-trans isomerase, rhodopsin-specific isozyme-like isoform X1: MFALKLSIMNIIILLLVIFTQFIDSFQHEVTDQVYFDISIDNGKPTKIVIGLFGSVVPKTVRNFKEIALNGINGKSYNGTIFHRVIHKFAIQSGDILFNNGSGVISIYGDEFEDENFDIQHSAPGYVSMANSGPNTNGCQFFITVRPTPMLDGKHVVFGKVIEGQPFIHTIEHVKTDGDDRPLKPVVIVKAGFIFTPEPFYIEDVKYSFWEWIKAGIIPLSFTFTILGFFHWVIRKLDSFRLITDDQHID; the protein is encoded by the exons ATGTTTGCCTTAAAACTATCAATAATGAACATAATCATTCTTTTACTTGTTATTTTTACACAA tttatagaTTCTTTCCAACATGAAGTAACAGatcaagtttattttgacATATCAATTGATAATGGAAAACCAACAAAAATAGTAATTGGTCTTTTTGGAAGTGTTGTTCCAAAAACTGTTCGTAACTTTAAAGAAATTGCATTAAATGGAATTAATGGAAAAAGTTATAACGGGACAATTTTTCATCGGGTTATACATAAATTTGCTATACAAAGTGGagatatattatttaataacggTTCCGGCGTTATAAGTATTTACGGAGATGAATTCGAAGATGAAAATTTCGATATTCAACACTCAGCACCCGGATATGTTAGCATGGCAAATTCCGGACCAAATACAAACGGTTgccaattttttataacagtCAGACCAACTCCGATGTTAGATGGAAAACACGTTGTATTTGGAAAAGTAATAGAAGGGCAACCATTTATTCACACGATAGAACACGTTAAAACAGATGGCGATGATCGACCCCTCAAACCCGTTGTAATTGTAAAAGCGGGATTTATATTTACACCAGAACCTTTCTATATTGAGGATGTTAAATATAG tttctgGGAATGGATTAAAGCTGGCATAATCCCGTTAAGTTTCACGTTTACTATATTGGGATTTTTTCATTGGGTTATTAGAAAGTTGGATAGTTTTAGGTTGATTACTGACGATCAACAtatagattaa
- the LOC111414063 gene encoding peptidyl-prolyl cis-trans isomerase, rhodopsin-specific isozyme-like isoform X2 has product MFALKLSIMNIIILLLVIFTQFIDSFQHEVTDQVYFDISIDNGKPTKIVIGLFGSVVPKTVRNFKEIALNGINGKSYNGTIFHRVIHKFAIQSGDILFNNGSGVISIYGDEFEDENFDIQHSAPGYVSMANSGPNTNGCQFFITVRPTPMLDGKHVVFGKVIEGQPFIHTIEHVKTDGDDRPLKPVVIVKAGFIFTPEPFYIEDVKYSFFLVSGNGLKLA; this is encoded by the exons ATGTTTGCCTTAAAACTATCAATAATGAACATAATCATTCTTTTACTTGTTATTTTTACACAA tttatagaTTCTTTCCAACATGAAGTAACAGatcaagtttattttgacATATCAATTGATAATGGAAAACCAACAAAAATAGTAATTGGTCTTTTTGGAAGTGTTGTTCCAAAAACTGTTCGTAACTTTAAAGAAATTGCATTAAATGGAATTAATGGAAAAAGTTATAACGGGACAATTTTTCATCGGGTTATACATAAATTTGCTATACAAAGTGGagatatattatttaataacggTTCCGGCGTTATAAGTATTTACGGAGATGAATTCGAAGATGAAAATTTCGATATTCAACACTCAGCACCCGGATATGTTAGCATGGCAAATTCCGGACCAAATACAAACGGTTgccaattttttataacagtCAGACCAACTCCGATGTTAGATGGAAAACACGTTGTATTTGGAAAAGTAATAGAAGGGCAACCATTTATTCACACGATAGAACACGTTAAAACAGATGGCGATGATCGACCCCTCAAACCCGTTGTAATTGTAAAAGCGGGATTTATATTTACACCAGAACCTTTCTATATTGAGGATGTTAAATATAG cttttttttagtttctgGGAATGGATTAAAGCTGGCATAA